A portion of the Roseovarius sp. SCSIO 43702 genome contains these proteins:
- a CDS encoding VOC family protein has translation MALKYLHTMVRVKDLDKTMDFFRLLGLEETRRWDNEEGRFTLVFMAPPGQEECPVELTYNWDGDDGLPSDSRHFGHLAYQVDDIYATCQHLMDSGVTINRPPRDGHMAFVRSPDNISIELLQAGDAIEKKEPWASMENTGHW, from the coding sequence ATGGCACTGAAATACCTACACACCATGGTCCGGGTGAAGGATCTCGACAAGACGATGGATTTCTTCCGCCTTCTCGGGCTCGAGGAAACCCGCCGCTGGGACAACGAAGAAGGGCGTTTCACCCTTGTTTTCATGGCGCCGCCGGGGCAAGAGGAATGCCCGGTCGAACTCACCTACAACTGGGACGGCGACGATGGGCTGCCCTCCGACAGCCGGCATTTCGGCCACCTCGCCTACCAGGTCGACGACATCTACGCCACCTGCCAGCACCTCATGGATAGCGGCGTGACCATCAACCGGCCCCCGCGCGACGGCCACATGGCCTTCGTCCGCTCGCCCGACAACATCTCGATCGAGTTGCTTCAGGCCGGCGACGCGATCGAGAAGAAGGAGCCGTGGGCCAGCATGGAAAACACCGGCCATTGGTAA
- a CDS encoding DUF1194 domain-containing protein encodes MVRLAACLALILVAGSAWSQAAPCRLALALGLDVSSSVDAREYDLQRLGLAAALDAPEVRHAILSGSPGDVALAVYEWSGFNQQKLHLDWTLLRSNADINRAIAALAAMERSHDDFPTAIGQGLGFGANTLARAPDCARKVLDISGDGINNAGFGPAAAYRHFPFEDVTVNGLVISRDIEKTISYYRDNVLYGPGAFMIVTADFEGFAEAMARKLHREINDLVFGAAPRDRARQAPG; translated from the coding sequence TTGGTAAGGCTCGCCGCCTGCCTCGCGCTGATCCTGGTCGCGGGATCGGCGTGGTCCCAAGCCGCGCCCTGCCGGTTGGCGCTTGCGCTCGGGCTCGACGTATCGTCGTCGGTGGACGCGCGCGAGTATGACCTGCAACGCCTCGGCCTCGCTGCGGCACTCGACGCGCCAGAAGTGCGTCATGCGATCCTTTCGGGATCGCCCGGCGACGTGGCACTCGCGGTCTACGAATGGAGCGGTTTCAACCAGCAGAAGCTCCATCTCGACTGGACGCTCCTGCGCAGCAATGCCGATATCAACCGGGCCATCGCCGCCCTCGCCGCGATGGAGCGCAGCCACGACGATTTCCCGACGGCCATCGGACAGGGGCTCGGCTTCGGGGCGAATACCTTGGCCCGCGCGCCCGATTGCGCGCGCAAGGTGCTCGACATCTCCGGGGACGGGATCAACAACGCGGGCTTCGGCCCCGCGGCGGCCTATCGCCATTTCCCGTTCGAAGACGTTACCGTCAACGGGCTCGTCATCAGCCGGGACATCGAGAAGACCATCTCCTACTATCGCGACAACGTGCTCTACGGGCCGGGCGCCTTCATGATCGTGACGGCCGATTTCGAAGGGTTCGCAGAGGCGATGGCCCGCAAGCTTCATCGCGAGATCAACGACCTGGTATTCGGCGCGGCCCCCCGGGACCGCGCGCGACAGGCGCCGGGATGA
- a CDS encoding DUF1194 domain-containing protein: MTGPGRARRPCPTREDQGPPGRPHVTDRGHAPQARRRRGRVGWACAALLVLVQLSLPAPLHAQAEKPCRLALVLALDVSGSVDAREYRQQLDGTARALLDPEVQAAFFALPGAYVELAAFQWAARDQQHLLLDWTPVTSSAVLRDMAARLAEAAAPFDDPQTAIGAAMLFGEAKLRERAGCWAQTMDISGDGPSNHGPFPDEVLRDLPPNVTVNALVIGPGSRDNITKNLANAGTLLDYYEARVLRGAGAFAVTARTFDDYADALKAKLLRELRPLAVASAPPGGRAPTGRLEPQ; encoded by the coding sequence ATGACCGGCCCGGGCAGAGCGAGACGGCCATGTCCAACGAGGGAGGATCAGGGCCCACCAGGCCGCCCGCACGTCACCGACCGGGGGCACGCACCGCAGGCGAGGCGCAGGCGCGGCCGCGTCGGCTGGGCTTGCGCCGCGCTCCTCGTCCTTGTCCAGCTCTCACTCCCCGCCCCGCTTCACGCGCAGGCCGAAAAACCCTGCCGGCTCGCCCTTGTCCTCGCGCTCGACGTGTCCGGCTCGGTCGATGCGCGCGAGTATCGCCAGCAACTCGACGGCACCGCGCGCGCGCTTCTCGACCCAGAGGTGCAGGCCGCGTTCTTCGCCCTCCCGGGCGCGTATGTCGAACTCGCCGCGTTCCAGTGGGCCGCGCGCGATCAGCAGCACCTGCTTCTCGACTGGACACCGGTGACATCCTCGGCCGTGCTGCGGGACATGGCGGCCCGGCTCGCCGAGGCCGCCGCACCGTTCGACGACCCGCAAACGGCCATCGGTGCGGCGATGCTCTTCGGGGAGGCGAAGCTGCGGGAGCGGGCCGGATGCTGGGCGCAGACCATGGATATCTCCGGAGATGGCCCCTCCAACCACGGCCCCTTCCCCGACGAGGTGCTGCGGGACCTGCCGCCGAACGTGACCGTCAACGCCCTCGTCATCGGGCCGGGGTCGCGCGACAACATCACCAAGAACCTCGCCAACGCCGGTACGCTTCTCGACTATTACGAGGCGCGGGTGCTGCGCGGCGCGGGTGCCTTCGCCGTCACGGCGCGCACCTTCGATGACTACGCCGACGCGCTCAAGGCAAAGCTCCTGCGCGAACTGCGCCCGCTGGCCGTGGCTTCGGCGCCTCCGGGCGGGCGGGCGCCTACCGGCCGGCTCGAACCTCAGTAG
- a CDS encoding MarR family winged helix-turn-helix transcriptional regulator — protein sequence MSMHKPLDPPMNDHGFMTGYLDALSLVERLHRLLLDVIKDEFERVGVIEINAVQALLLFNIGDNEVTAGELKTRGYYQGSNVSYNLKKLVEMGYMHHQRCEIDRRSVRVRLTEKGREIRDVVKRLFARHAEGLRGKGVLGADGIDVIAASLRRVERYWTDQIRYIY from the coding sequence ATGAGTATGCACAAACCCCTCGACCCGCCGATGAACGATCACGGGTTCATGACCGGCTATCTCGACGCGCTGTCGCTGGTGGAGCGGCTCCATCGCCTTCTGCTGGACGTGATCAAGGACGAGTTCGAGCGCGTCGGCGTGATCGAGATCAACGCGGTGCAGGCGCTGCTCCTGTTCAACATCGGTGACAACGAGGTGACGGCGGGCGAATTGAAGACGCGCGGCTATTACCAGGGCAGCAACGTGAGCTACAACCTCAAGAAACTGGTGGAAATGGGCTACATGCATCACCAGAGATGCGAGATCGACCGCCGCTCGGTGCGTGTCCGCCTCACCGAGAAGGGGCGCGAGATCCGCGACGTGGTGAAGAGGCTTTTCGCGCGCCATGCGGAGGGTCTGCGCGGCAAGGGCGTTCTGGGCGCGGACGGGATCGACGTGATCGCGGCCTCGCTCCGGCGGGTGGAGCGCTACTGGACCGACCAGATCAGGTATATCTACTGA
- a CDS encoding succinate dehydrogenase assembly factor 2, giving the protein MAERREDRLNRLRMRSMRRGTKEMDIILMRFADARLASLSAPLLDLYDRLLEESDQDLYAWVTGRDAAPACYEPLMADITALAHRGK; this is encoded by the coding sequence GTGGCTGAGCGGCGAGAGGACCGGCTCAACCGCCTGCGGATGCGGTCGATGCGGCGCGGCACGAAGGAAATGGACATCATCCTGATGCGTTTCGCCGACGCGCGTCTCGCCTCGCTGAGCGCGCCGCTGCTCGATCTCTATGACCGGCTCCTGGAAGAAAGCGACCAAGATCTCTATGCGTGGGTGACCGGCCGTGACGCGGCACCTGCCTGTTACGAGCCGCTGATGGCGGATATCACCGCGCTGGCGCACCGCGGAAAGTAG
- a CDS encoding helix-turn-helix transcriptional regulator: MPAKSTDEWFDPTSTTFGDRLAGAREDAGMTQDQLARRLGVKLKSLERWENDHTFPRANHLSMLAGLLNVSIPWLLSGEGAGPNAPREEADPEVTIHDLLREVSALRGLMDAAAERMTRLETRLEATLERG, encoded by the coding sequence ATGCCCGCCAAATCCACGGATGAATGGTTCGACCCGACCAGCACCACTTTCGGCGACCGCCTTGCAGGCGCGCGCGAGGATGCGGGCATGACGCAGGATCAACTGGCGCGACGGCTTGGCGTCAAGCTCAAGTCGCTCGAGCGATGGGAGAACGACCACACCTTTCCGCGAGCCAATCACCTTTCGATGCTCGCCGGCCTTCTCAACGTGTCGATCCCGTGGCTTCTCTCGGGCGAGGGGGCGGGGCCGAACGCCCCTCGCGAGGAAGCCGATCCCGAGGTCACGATCCACGATCTTCTGCGCGAAGTGAGCGCGTTGCGCGGACTCATGGATGCCGCCGCCGAGCGGATGACGCGGCTCGAGACGCGGCTCGAGGCGACGCTCGAGCGTGGCTGA
- a CDS encoding pyridoxal phosphate-dependent aminotransferase, with protein MSFLSATLSRVKPSPTVAVTTLANELKAKGRDVIGLGAGEPDFDTPAHIREAGKRAIDEGKTRYTAPDGIAELKEAICAKFKRDNGLDYSPEQVSVGTGGKQILYNALMATLNPGDEVIIPAPYWVSYPDMTLLAGGEPVFVEATLENAFKITPDQLEAAITDRTKWFIFNSPSNPTGAGYTRDELKGLTDVLKRHPHVWIMTDDMYEHLAYDGFEFCTPAQVEPALYDRTLTCNGVSKAYCMTGWRIGYAAGDAKLIAAMRKIQSQSTSNPCTISQWAALEALNGPHDFIAEHNAVFKRRRDLVVEAMNAIDGITCPTPDGAFYVYPSIAGLIGKTSAGGTTIDSDEAFATALLEEKGVAVVFGAAFGLSPCFRISYATSDDALKEACGRIRDFCNSLS; from the coding sequence ATGTCCTTCCTCTCCGCGACACTATCACGCGTGAAACCCTCGCCCACCGTGGCCGTCACGACGCTCGCGAACGAGTTGAAGGCCAAGGGGCGCGACGTGATCGGCCTCGGCGCCGGTGAGCCCGATTTCGACACGCCCGCACATATCCGCGAGGCCGGCAAGCGCGCCATCGACGAGGGCAAGACGCGCTACACCGCCCCCGACGGCATCGCAGAGCTGAAAGAGGCGATCTGCGCCAAGTTCAAGCGCGACAACGGCCTCGACTACAGCCCCGAGCAGGTCAGCGTCGGCACGGGCGGCAAGCAGATCCTCTACAACGCGCTGATGGCGACGCTCAATCCGGGCGACGAGGTCATCATCCCCGCCCCCTACTGGGTAAGCTACCCCGACATGACGCTCCTCGCCGGTGGTGAGCCGGTCTTCGTCGAGGCCACGCTCGAGAACGCCTTCAAGATCACCCCCGACCAGCTCGAGGCGGCGATCACCGACAGGACCAAGTGGTTCATCTTCAACTCGCCCTCAAACCCCACCGGCGCGGGCTATACCCGTGACGAGCTCAAGGGCCTGACCGACGTGCTCAAGCGGCATCCGCATGTCTGGATCATGACCGACGACATGTATGAACACCTCGCCTATGACGGGTTCGAGTTCTGCACCCCCGCCCAGGTCGAACCGGCGCTCTACGACCGCACGCTGACCTGCAACGGCGTCTCCAAGGCCTACTGCATGACCGGCTGGCGGATCGGCTACGCGGCGGGCGACGCCAAGCTCATTGCCGCCATGCGCAAGATCCAGTCGCAATCCACCTCGAACCCCTGCACCATCTCGCAATGGGCGGCGCTCGAGGCGCTGAACGGCCCGCATGATTTCATCGCCGAACACAACGCCGTCTTCAAGCGCCGCCGTGATCTCGTGGTCGAGGCCATGAACGCCATCGACGGCATCACCTGCCCCACGCCAGACGGCGCCTTCTACGTCTACCCGTCCATCGCGGGGCTTATCGGCAAGACCTCGGCGGGCGGCACCACGATCGACAGCGACGAGGCCTTCGCCACCGCGCTCCTCGAGGAGAAGGGCGTGGCCGTGGTCTTCGGCGCGGCCTTCGGCCTCTCGCCCTGCTTCCGCATCAGCTACGCCACCTCCGACGACGCGCTGAAGGAAGCCTGCGGACGCATCCGGGACTTCTGTAACAGCCTGTCGTGA
- a CDS encoding MATE family efflux transporter: MIELLTHRAHASKVLRLGLPLVGSHLAQIAIHLTDTVMLGRYSVEALAGQVLGATFFFVIFIVGSGFALAVMPMVARAEAAQDAREVRRVTRMGLWISVVYGLVMVAPLWWSEPLFRAMGQTEAAATTAGAYLRIAGWALVPALLVMVLKSYLSALERTQIVLWVTVAAVLLNIGVNWLLIFGRLGFPELGVRGAAIASLAVNVAASGALAVYAAWMRKGHDLFARLWRLDGQALLGLIRVGAPIGLTNLAESGLFAASTVMMGWLGTVPLAAHGVVMELSSITFMIHLGISNAATIHAGQAIGRRDAANLRRGALTAVALSGCVALAAVAAFLAFPHELVGLFIGEKVPDRAAVIEIGALLMIGAGLFQVMDGAQIMALGLLRGVQDTVVPLLIAVLCYWGLGISASYVLGFTLGYGGIGIWLGLAIGLAGAATLLMLRFLRWSGRYARACQPDAEATA, encoded by the coding sequence ATGATCGAGCTTCTCACACATCGCGCGCATGCCTCGAAGGTGTTGCGGCTTGGCCTGCCGCTGGTGGGGAGCCATCTGGCGCAGATCGCCATTCACCTCACCGACACGGTGATGCTGGGCCGCTACAGCGTCGAGGCGCTCGCGGGACAGGTGCTGGGAGCGACGTTCTTCTTTGTCATCTTCATCGTCGGCTCGGGTTTCGCGCTGGCCGTGATGCCCATGGTCGCGCGTGCCGAGGCCGCGCAGGATGCGCGCGAGGTGCGCCGGGTGACGCGGATGGGCCTGTGGATCTCGGTCGTCTACGGCCTTGTCATGGTGGCGCCCCTGTGGTGGTCGGAGCCGCTGTTCCGCGCCATGGGCCAGACCGAGGCGGCCGCGACCACGGCGGGCGCATATCTGCGCATCGCGGGCTGGGCGCTGGTGCCCGCGCTTCTGGTGATGGTGCTGAAGTCCTACCTTTCGGCGCTCGAGCGGACGCAGATCGTGCTTTGGGTGACGGTGGCGGCGGTGCTGCTCAATATCGGGGTCAACTGGCTTCTGATCTTCGGCCGGTTGGGGTTTCCCGAACTGGGGGTGAGGGGGGCGGCCATCGCCTCGCTCGCGGTCAACGTGGCGGCCTCGGGGGCGCTGGCCGTCTACGCGGCATGGATGCGGAAGGGCCACGACCTGTTCGCGCGGCTGTGGCGGCTGGACGGCCAGGCCCTTCTCGGGCTGATCCGCGTGGGCGCGCCCATCGGGCTGACCAACCTCGCGGAATCGGGGCTGTTCGCGGCTTCGACGGTGATGATGGGCTGGCTCGGGACCGTGCCGCTGGCCGCACACGGGGTGGTGATGGAGCTTTCCTCGATCACCTTCATGATCCATCTGGGGATTTCCAACGCCGCGACGATCCACGCGGGCCAGGCCATCGGCCGCCGCGACGCCGCGAACCTGCGGCGGGGCGCGCTGACGGCGGTGGCCTTGTCGGGATGCGTGGCCCTCGCGGCAGTGGCGGCCTTTCTTGCCTTCCCGCACGAGCTGGTCGGACTCTTCATCGGGGAGAAGGTGCCGGACCGCGCCGCGGTGATCGAGATCGGGGCGCTGCTGATGATCGGGGCGGGGCTTTTCCAGGTGATGGACGGGGCGCAGATCATGGCGCTCGGCCTGTTGCGCGGGGTGCAGGACACGGTGGTTCCGCTTCTCATCGCGGTTCTGTGCTACTGGGGGCTCGGCATCTCGGCGAGCTACGTGCTCGGCTTCACGCTGGGCTATGGCGGGATCGGCATCTGGCTGGGCCTGGCCATCGGGTTGGCCGGGGCGGCGACACTTCTCATGCTGCGTTTCCTGCGCTGGTCCGGGCGGTATGCCCGCGCCTGCCAGCCGGACGCGGAAGCCACGGCCTGA
- a CDS encoding outer membrane protein encodes MSKSKIALTIPFVLAAITTAAAAGSLNDGSATPATVAPDPGLDWSGHYVGGFAGYGGGDYTQGVSQAGEVGVEVTVDGTFAGLRYGRNWQRSNLVFGFDVSISSGIDGITPQGTSGPFWVCGTGDCNISIHALAMGRGRLGRLVTPRTLVYGAAGLAVGDIGGGIYNSVQQGSSTAVGYTLGLGMEYRINEKISLYGEANYVDLGEIDFGEGSTPAETFDAKGDFSTVLVGVNYHF; translated from the coding sequence ATGTCCAAGAGCAAGATCGCACTCACGATCCCGTTCGTTCTCGCAGCGATAACCACCGCCGCAGCCGCCGGATCGCTGAACGACGGCTCCGCCACACCGGCAACCGTGGCGCCGGACCCCGGCCTTGACTGGTCCGGCCACTATGTAGGGGGCTTCGCCGGATATGGCGGCGGGGACTACACGCAAGGCGTGTCGCAGGCCGGAGAAGTCGGTGTCGAGGTCACCGTCGACGGCACCTTCGCGGGTCTGCGCTACGGGCGAAACTGGCAGAGATCCAACCTGGTCTTCGGCTTCGACGTCTCGATCAGCAGTGGAATCGACGGAATCACGCCCCAGGGCACGAGCGGTCCCTTCTGGGTCTGCGGCACCGGCGACTGCAACATCTCGATCCATGCGCTGGCCATGGGCCGCGGGCGCCTTGGCCGGCTCGTCACCCCGAGAACGCTGGTCTATGGCGCCGCCGGCCTGGCCGTCGGAGATATCGGAGGCGGCATCTACAACAGCGTTCAACAGGGCAGTTCCACTGCCGTCGGATACACGCTCGGGCTCGGGATGGAGTACAGGATCAACGAGAAGATCAGCCTCTATGGCGAAGCGAACTACGTGGACTTGGGCGAGATCGATTTCGGCGAGGGAAGTACGCCTGCGGAAACCTTCGATGCGAAGGGTGATTTCTCGACCGTTCTCGTCGGTGTGAATTATCACTTCTGA
- a CDS encoding ETC complex I subunit: MPARIYQPARTAMSSGTAKTKKWVLEFVPQTPREVDPLMGWTSSSDTQAQVRLRFPTKKAALAYAEEQGIDAVVLEPTRRKPNIRPGGYGENFATNRRGTWTH, encoded by the coding sequence ATGCCGGCACGTATCTATCAACCCGCCCGCACGGCCATGTCGTCGGGCACGGCCAAGACGAAGAAATGGGTTCTGGAATTCGTGCCCCAGACGCCGCGCGAGGTCGATCCGCTGATGGGGTGGACATCCTCGTCGGACACGCAGGCGCAGGTGCGGCTGAGGTTTCCCACCAAGAAGGCCGCGCTCGCCTATGCCGAGGAACAGGGGATCGACGCGGTCGTGCTGGAGCCCACGCGCCGGAAGCCGAATATCCGCCCCGGCGGCTATGGCGAGAATTTCGCCACCAACCGGCGCGGGACCTGGACACACTAA
- a CDS encoding LysR family transcriptional regulator, which yields MLRVFCAVADHGSLADAAEALGRTPSAVSMMLRRFEDHIGAPLFESARKSHLTPLGRLIRDEAARELEHFERTVARIEGLAQARQGRVRIAVTPSVAQVVMPPILRRFMADHPGVRIEMSDTDSATIERELEAGRADIGLATIGPMAGFERELLFSDPYGVVCPVDHRLARNWSRLTWADMADTTLIANGLCRQITDEGFRPILEGATLMVRNTASLLSLVRSGVGVTILPELAVLPEFLDLEFLPLVECSTRREVWMFTRPDIFMTPATRAFVATIRASNVSGRAELQDN from the coding sequence ATGCTGCGCGTCTTCTGCGCCGTGGCCGACCACGGAAGCCTCGCCGACGCGGCCGAGGCCCTGGGGCGCACGCCCTCGGCCGTCTCGATGATGCTGCGCCGGTTCGAGGATCACATCGGCGCGCCGCTCTTCGAATCCGCGCGCAAGTCGCATCTCACCCCGCTCGGGCGCCTCATCCGGGACGAGGCCGCGCGCGAGCTCGAGCATTTCGAACGCACCGTGGCCCGCATCGAGGGGCTGGCACAGGCACGGCAGGGGCGCGTGCGCATCGCGGTCACGCCCTCCGTGGCCCAGGTCGTCATGCCGCCGATCCTGCGCCGTTTCATGGCCGACCATCCCGGTGTGCGCATCGAGATGAGCGACACCGACAGCGCCACGATCGAGCGCGAGCTCGAGGCGGGCCGTGCCGATATCGGACTCGCCACCATCGGCCCCATGGCCGGGTTCGAGCGCGAATTGCTCTTCTCCGATCCCTATGGCGTCGTCTGTCCCGTCGATCACCGGCTGGCGCGGAACTGGTCGCGGCTCACCTGGGCCGACATGGCCGACACCACGCTCATCGCCAACGGGCTCTGCCGCCAGATCACCGACGAAGGCTTCCGGCCCATCCTCGAGGGCGCGACTCTCATGGTGCGCAACACCGCCTCGCTCCTGAGCCTCGTGCGCTCGGGCGTGGGCGTGACGATCCTGCCGGAACTGGCGGTGCTGCCCGAGTTTCTCGACCTCGAGTTTCTCCCCCTGGTCGAGTGCTCGACCCGGCGCGAGGTCTGGATGTTCACCCGGCCCGACATCTTCATGACGCCCGCCACGCGCGCCTTCGTCGCCACGATCCGCGCAAGCAACGTCTCGGGGCGCGCAGAACTTCAGGATAACTGA
- a CDS encoding aldehyde dehydrogenase family protein, whose product MTDIKRNFIAGEWVAGPSEIENRNPSDLSDLVGTFTQASAAQLDDALEAAARAQAEWAGYALERKQAVLLAIGNEMMERAEELGTLLSREEGKPLAEGKGEVFRAGQFFTYYAHEVLRQLGENADSVRAGVEIDVRREPVGVVAIISPWNFPTATASWKIAPALAYGNAVLWKPANVTPASAVALTEIIAKQDIPAGLFNLVMGAGSEVGQRLVESPKLDAISFTGSVPVGRGIAQAAVGNFTRVQMEMGSKNALAVMDDADLDLAVTIALGGAFGGTGQKCTASSRLIVHEAVHDAFVEKLVAGAKAMKVGHALEPGTQMGPVVSEGQLTENLSWVEKGRAEGAELACGGERLSLDHDGYYMSPGVFLGTTNDMEINREEMFAPLTSVIKVGSYDEALSVVNDTRFGLVSGIATTSLARATHFRRNARTGVVTVNLPTAGTDYHVPFGGRGESSYGPREQGIHARDFYTVVKTAYISAGTPD is encoded by the coding sequence ATGACCGACATCAAACGGAATTTCATCGCGGGTGAATGGGTCGCGGGACCGTCCGAGATCGAGAATCGCAATCCTTCGGACCTCTCCGACCTCGTGGGCACCTTCACGCAAGCCAGCGCCGCGCAGCTCGATGATGCGCTCGAGGCCGCCGCCCGTGCGCAGGCGGAATGGGCGGGCTACGCGCTGGAACGCAAGCAGGCCGTGCTCCTGGCCATCGGCAACGAGATGATGGAACGTGCCGAGGAACTGGGAACGCTCCTGTCGCGCGAGGAGGGCAAACCGCTGGCCGAGGGCAAGGGCGAAGTGTTCCGTGCGGGGCAGTTCTTCACCTACTACGCGCATGAAGTGCTGCGCCAACTGGGCGAGAACGCCGATTCCGTCCGCGCGGGCGTCGAGATCGACGTGCGGCGCGAGCCGGTCGGTGTCGTGGCCATCATCAGCCCGTGGAACTTCCCCACCGCGACCGCAAGCTGGAAGATCGCGCCCGCTCTCGCCTACGGCAACGCGGTGCTCTGGAAGCCGGCGAACGTGACCCCCGCCTCGGCCGTGGCGCTGACCGAGATCATCGCGAAACAGGACATCCCGGCGGGCCTCTTCAACCTCGTGATGGGCGCAGGCAGCGAGGTAGGCCAGCGCCTGGTCGAATCGCCGAAACTCGACGCCATTTCCTTCACCGGCTCGGTGCCCGTGGGGCGCGGCATCGCGCAGGCCGCGGTCGGCAACTTCACCCGCGTGCAGATGGAGATGGGCTCGAAGAACGCGCTCGCCGTGATGGACGACGCCGATCTCGATCTGGCCGTGACGATCGCGCTTGGCGGCGCCTTCGGCGGCACGGGCCAGAAATGCACCGCCTCCTCTCGCCTCATCGTGCACGAGGCCGTCCATGACGCCTTCGTCGAGAAACTCGTCGCCGGTGCGAAGGCGATGAAGGTGGGCCACGCGCTCGAACCCGGCACCCAGATGGGCCCCGTGGTCAGCGAGGGCCAGCTGACCGAGAACCTCTCCTGGGTCGAGAAGGGCCGCGCCGAGGGCGCCGAACTGGCCTGCGGCGGCGAACGACTCTCGCTCGATCATGACGGCTACTACATGTCGCCCGGCGTTTTCCTCGGGACCACCAACGACATGGAGATCAACCGCGAGGAAATGTTCGCGCCCCTGACCTCCGTGATCAAGGTGGGTAGCTACGACGAAGCGCTTTCGGTCGTCAACGACACCCGCTTCGGCCTCGTCTCGGGCATCGCCACCACCTCGCTCGCCCGCGCCACGCATTTCCGGCGCAACGCCAGGACCGGCGTCGTGACGGTGAACCTGCCCACCGCCGGGACCGACTACCACGTCCCCTTCGGCGGCCGCGGCGAAAGCTCCTACGGCCCGCGCGAACAGGGCATCCACGCGCGCGACTTCTATACCGTGGTCAAGACCGCCTACATCTCGGCCGGGACGCCCGACTGA
- a CDS encoding membrane dipeptidase produces MTYRIDCLQYANWSEKIFRQMREGGVDAVHVTISYHENFRETVLNIEKWNRWFERFPDLIFHGQWASDVEHARDTNRTAIFFGFQNPAPIEDDIGLVEIVHKLGARFMQLTYNNQSLLATGCYEDEDTGLTRMGKQVVREMNRVGLVIDMSHSADRSTIEAADHSTRPIAITHANLHSWAPALRNKRDDVIRAVTSNGGMMGFSMYPHHLKDRSDCTLRSFCEMVATAAETFGVDHFGIGSDLCQDQPDSVVEWMRTGRWSKEIDYGEGSAAAPGFPEQPDWFRDNRDFDKIEAGLRDVGFSEAEVAGLMGGNWHRFFAESFGPEGTASGG; encoded by the coding sequence ATGACCTATCGCATCGACTGCCTCCAATATGCCAACTGGTCGGAGAAGATCTTCCGCCAGATGCGCGAGGGCGGCGTCGATGCCGTCCACGTCACGATCAGCTACCACGAGAATTTCCGCGAAACCGTCCTCAACATCGAGAAATGGAACCGCTGGTTCGAGCGGTTCCCCGACCTCATCTTCCACGGCCAATGGGCCAGCGATGTCGAACATGCGCGCGACACGAACCGCACCGCGATCTTCTTCGGCTTCCAGAACCCCGCGCCCATCGAGGACGACATCGGCCTGGTCGAGATCGTCCACAAGCTCGGTGCGCGGTTCATGCAACTGACCTACAACAACCAGTCGCTGCTCGCGACGGGATGCTACGAGGACGAGGACACCGGCCTCACGCGAATGGGCAAGCAGGTCGTGCGCGAGATGAACCGCGTGGGGCTCGTCATCGACATGAGCCATTCCGCCGACCGCTCCACCATCGAGGCCGCCGACCACTCGACTCGGCCCATCGCCATCACCCACGCCAACCTGCATTCCTGGGCTCCCGCCCTGCGCAACAAGCGCGACGACGTGATCCGCGCGGTGACGTCAAACGGCGGGATGATGGGCTTCTCGATGTATCCCCACCACCTGAAGGACAGGTCCGACTGCACGCTCCGGTCCTTCTGCGAGATGGTGGCCACCGCTGCCGAAACCTTCGGGGTGGACCATTTCGGCATCGGCTCGGACCTCTGCCAGGATCAGCCCGACAGCGTCGTCGAATGGATGCGCACGGGCCGCTGGTCGAAGGAGATCGACTACGGAGAAGGCTCCGCCGCCGCACCGGGCTTCCCCGAGCAACCCGACTGGTTCCGCGACAACCGCGATTTCGACAAGATCGAGGCGGGCCTGCGTGACGTGGGCTTCTCCGAGGCCGAGGTCGCAGGTCTCATGGGCGGCAACTGGCACCGATTTTTCGCCGAGAGTTTCGGCCCCGAAGGCACCGCGTCGGGGGGCTGA